The following is a genomic window from Thermoproteales archaeon.
TGATGAAAAGGGTGTCAGCGTTGATCCCTACTGTCCTCTTGCACACACTGTTACGTCGGAAGAACTTGAAAAAGCTTCTAAGGTTATTTCCCAGATAATAGAAAAACTATTCCCTTAATTTCTCAACTATTTCACTATAAACTTCCAAGGGAACTTTATCCCTACTGCGAAACGACAGTTCTATAATTTTTACATCATTTCTCGATAAGATAGCTCTACAGAAAGGATCCCTGCTAGCTTTCCAGTGAATAGTGGCAACTACTGGTTTTTCCGATTCTACAGCATTTCGAACAGCTTCTTTAAACTTGAGAGAATACAGCTCCATTGGTCCAATCTCATCAACTATTATCACATCAGCTTCATCGATAGCATCAACTAAAGCTTTTACTCCGATAGCTTCAAATTCTCGAATATTAACGGTATATTTCCCGACCCTTGGACCCACACCTACACCGACTCTGGCTAAATATCCTTTTTTGCCAGTTTTCACGTCTTCAACCTCAAATCCTATGCGAACCCCGCCTCTTCTTACTTCTCTAGAAACAAAACCACCCACTGTAACATTTGATCCTTTCAATAGATTCACTATTTTCTCGACAGCCGTCGTTTTGCCTATTCCAGGCCTACCAGTAATCAAAAAATTCTTTACCATCACTTCACCACGGCTTTTGATACAGATCTAATTTTTTAAACTGTTTCATCACATACTCTCTAACTTTAGATGGTTCATCAAAATCTATAACGATCTTTCCGTTTTCGATTACTTTCCCAAGTAGAGGTTTCATCTCGCCTAGACACTTTGGACACTTGGGCGGTTTCTCGTTTCTTAGATTTACAACGTCTATCATGCAATTCCAGCATCTATAGACTTGTTTAATCCCAGAAAACTTGCCTCTCTTCGATATGGGCATCCACTTTGCATTCTTTTTGACCGCGACGATATCCATTGCGATATCCACTATTCTTGCATTGGCTATTGCTGCTCCAACACCAAAAGCATCTACGCCAGCTTTGATCAGCTCAGGTATTTTCTCTTCATCAACACCGCCTGAAACAACTATTTTAACATTTTTATATCCTAAAGCTTTCAGCTTCCACTTTACTTCCCTTATAATAGCTGGGAAATTTCCTCTTCTACTCCCCGGAGTATCTAATCGAAGACCCCAAAGCTTGCCGTTTAATGTTTGCACGGCTTTAATAGATTCCTCAACTTCATCGTCAAAGGTATCGGCTAGGATTATGCGTGGAACATCAGCCTCTACGTGCTTGTCGAAAGCAATCCATGCTTCGCTATGATCGCCTCTTATAGCCTTGAATATTATCATTAAGCTATGCGGCATTGTTCCAGTTGGCTTAATTCCCAGAAAATCGGCACCTTTTATGCAGGATACGGCGTCGCAACCTCCAATAAAGGCATAGAACGCATTAAAAGGAGACACTGCAGGATGTGTGCGGCGAGCGCCGAAAGATAATACTAGTTTATCTCCGGCAGCTTTCTTTATTCTAGCAGCTTTTGTCGCTATACCGCTTCCAACAGATAAAAAACCTAAGATAGGGGTTTCGTATTCTATAAAGCTTCCATAGCGTCCACAAATAAACATTATCGGTTCTCTCGTTCCGTAGAAATCTTCTTTGTAAAATATCGTCCCCTCGCGCATAGAGTAGACGTCAACAGGTAATCCCTCTAATAAGTGTAAGGCATCTCTTAAACCTCCGAGAACAGCCCATGAAGTATTAGGCGGAAAGCTGCTGGCAGTCAGTTCCAGACAAACCTCTACATCCGCCAAATTCTCTGCTTGCAAAATTTTTTTAGTTCTTATAAAGTATATGTCTGTTGTCAAGCCTTTAGCTATTTCTTCTTCTGTAGGAATTAAAAACCTACGATCCATTTCAACCACTCTTATTGTTTACTAAGACATTATGATTTGCATAAAGTTTTACTCTTGTTCCGTCACGAATCTCCTCTATAAGCCCCACTCTTTCAAGAATTAAAATATGGCTTGCTAAATTTCCCATACCAATTTCCAGCTCCCGAGCAAGCCCGCGGAGGGATATGCCGGGTTGCTCAAGAATTTTTAAAAATATTTTTCTTCTTAAAGGATTTCCGAGAGCATCGCTAATCGATAATATCTTGCTTGGCATTTGCTCATCCTCGATGGTCGCTTAGTTAATAGTACCTTCGTATGTTTTTAAGTGTTATGCATCACAAACCACGTCCACTCTTACCAAGTCTCCATCTTTTAGATTCAGTCTGTCTCTAAGATAGTATGGTGCAATAATCTCTAACACGTCCGGCCCATAATGCGTTCTTTCGATAAGAAGAACCCCACCCCTGACGGCTCCATTTATTATCGCTTTAAAACTTTTTGCATTTCCATAGCTTCTCCCTTCATTCGTGAAACCTTCTATCGGAATACCCGGAAGCAACTCGAGCTTCCTTCTTTTCTTAACGCTCTCAGACACAAGCCTTATATTTAAGGTTCCAGGATACGGCTTAAAACCCAGCTTCTCGATAAATTGTTTTTCATATTTAGGATGTGAAACATAATAGGCTCCTTCTCCCAAACCAGTGAATACTCTACCTTCTAGCGTTATAACTCCAACTTCGCCCAAGAGTATTTCTAGTTCATGATATATCGAACGAAGAAAATCTTCTCCTTTACTCGTAATTTTTATTAATTGACCTTTGGTAATCAACTCTCGGGTTATCAGCTTTTCTCTTTCCAATTCCATAAGCTTTCTATGCGCGCTTTGCCTGGAAATGCCCATTTTCTCCGCTATTTGACGCGTAGAAATTCTTATCTCCTTTCTTAACGCGCCAAGATCTGCAAGCTGTAATAATAATACTAGCTTTTCATGCTTTTTCATGGCTAATCATCGCTAAGTAAATATTTGTTAAATATTCTTTATTCTTTATGACTAAAATAAATCTAGTCTATCAGCAGAAAATAAGTAAAGAAGTCATTAAAAGTGTATGCGAAAAACTGAACCTAGTTTATGAGGTCAAGATTCTAACAGAAGAACTAAAAGAAAAACCTCCATCTCAAGCTTTTAACAAGATAAGAATGCAGTATAATTCTAACCGTTTGTTGAAATTTTTCAGCATTAGGTTTAAGGTGGAAGGTGACGACAGAGTGATGATTCTCATCGATGAAGACGCATACGTTCCAGGTTTAAACTTCGTATTTGGCGAAGCTATGAGCTATTGGGGTGGAATAGTTTATCTTGCAAGGCTTAAACATCCTACCTATGAACTCTACATTGATAGAATTGCAAAGGAAATCGTTCATGAGCTAGGGCATAGCTATGGACTTTCGCACTGCACGAATCCCAGGTGTGTCATGAAATTCAGTAATAGCATATACGACACTGATTATAAAACAATGTTCTACTGCAAATCCTGCAGAGGAATCTTAGAAGCTAAAGGACTCGGATATATCTTAAAGAGTTATTAGAATCCTGACAATTGCCTTAAAATCGGAACCTCATTTACAATATCAACGGTTATAAGATCCCAGATAATACCGGGAGGTTTCTTATAAGAAGTTTTAGTTTCTAAAACTCTAACAGGAGTGGATATTATATCAACGGGAACATCGTGCATTTCCATTGGAATACTATCCACGATCTGACATTCATGCACTATAGTTGCTACGAGTGTATCTTTTTTAACGATACCCATTTCTCTCAAAATTCCGTACTCCAAATCAGAATAACCACCTCCCCTACCTACCCTCGCCCCATCTGTTGAAACAGCTACGCTACCTATTACGAACATATCAACTTTATAGTTGGAGCCTGGTTTAACAATCCTACCATATCTCATAGCACCCCTTAGTGAAACCGCAATCCTTATAGTATTTGGAGACAGCTGACTAGGGTCTAGAATCAAAAATCCCCGTTTGAGCTTATACGACGAAGTTATTAAGAGCTTGCCGCTTCGCAAAACTTCTTCTCTCACATGAACAAGAGGAGGATCTTGAGCTACATAAACTATTCTGGCGTTTCTAAACTTGGAAATTCTTGCCAATCTATTCGCGGCATACCTACTCCCGATAAAATTGGGGACTTTATAATAACAGGGTCTTGGCGGTAGCGCGATCTCGTTTTTTTCCATATACTTCCATATGTTCATCCTTATCTCTTCTTTAGCTTTCATAACAATCTCATTTATTATCGTTCAATCTGATAAATAGTTTATCGTAGTTCCTATGGAACTCGATGTTCAATATAGAGATGATGTTTTCAATTACTCATAAAACAGCTGATGCGAATTGAGCATTACAATGTTAAAAATTATTTTCAATATGTCTTACATTGAAATCCATGATTGTCCATATTCAGCTATTTAAATCACCTAGATATATATAATATTGAATCCCCTCCAGGGTGACCCGAGATGAGTGCAGGTAAGATTTTCGAAAAAAGAGCAAAGCCTAAGAGTCATATGAAGCTGATATCTATATGGGTTCCAGAAACCATGCTCAAAGCCCTCGATGAGCTTGTTGAAATGGGCTATTTCCCAAGTAAGAGCGAATTAATCAGATACGCAATAGCTGAATACCTAAGATCTACGAGAGGATTTGGAATCAACAGGAATATCCGCATGTTTTTTGGACCTTAAAATATTCGAAGATTTTTTATACGATCTCCTATTTTCTTTTTTATGGATAGCTTTTCGACTCTCG
Proteins encoded in this region:
- a CDS encoding NTPase, which codes for MVKNFLITGRPGIGKTTAVEKIVNLLKGSNVTVGGFVSREVRRGGVRIGFEVEDVKTGKKGYLARVGVGVGPRVGKYTVNIREFEAIGVKALVDAIDEADVIIVDEIGPMELYSLKFKEAVRNAVESEKPVVATIHWKASRDPFCRAILSRNDVKIIELSFRSRDKVPLEVYSEIVEKLRE
- a CDS encoding helix-turn-helix transcriptional regulator, whose amino-acid sequence is MPSKILSISDALGNPLRRKIFLKILEQPGISLRGLARELEIGMGNLASHILILERVGLIEEIRDGTRVKLYANHNVLVNNKSG
- a CDS encoding nicotinate phosphoribosyltransferase, with the protein product MDRRFLIPTEEEIAKGLTTDIYFIRTKKILQAENLADVEVCLELTASSFPPNTSWAVLGGLRDALHLLEGLPVDVYSMREGTIFYKEDFYGTREPIMFICGRYGSFIEYETPILGFLSVGSGIATKAARIKKAAGDKLVLSFGARRTHPAVSPFNAFYAFIGGCDAVSCIKGADFLGIKPTGTMPHSLMIIFKAIRGDHSEAWIAFDKHVEADVPRIILADTFDDEVEESIKAVQTLNGKLWGLRLDTPGSRRGNFPAIIREVKWKLKALGYKNVKIVVSGGVDEEKIPELIKAGVDAFGVGAAIANARIVDIAMDIVAVKKNAKWMPISKRGKFSGIKQVYRCWNCMIDVVNLRNEKPPKCPKCLGEMKPLLGKVIENGKIVIDFDEPSKVREYVMKQFKKLDLYQKPW
- a CDS encoding archaemetzincin family Zn-dependent metalloprotease, translated to MTKINLVYQQKISKEVIKSVCEKLNLVYEVKILTEELKEKPPSQAFNKIRMQYNSNRLLKFFSIRFKVEGDDRVMILIDEDAYVPGLNFVFGEAMSYWGGIVYLARLKHPTYELYIDRIAKEIVHELGHSYGLSHCTNPRCVMKFSNSIYDTDYKTMFYCKSCRGILEAKGLGYILKSY
- a CDS encoding ribbon-helix-helix protein, CopG family: MSAGKIFEKRAKPKSHMKLISIWVPETMLKALDELVEMGYFPSKSELIRYAIAEYLRSTRGFGINRNIRMFFGP
- a CDS encoding DUF120 domain-containing protein, giving the protein MGISRQSAHRKLMELEREKLITRELITKGQLIKITSKGEDFLRSIYHELEILLGEVGVITLEGRVFTGLGEGAYYVSHPKYEKQFIEKLGFKPYPGTLNIRLVSESVKKRRKLELLPGIPIEGFTNEGRSYGNAKSFKAIINGAVRGGVLLIERTHYGPDVLEIIAPYYLRDRLNLKDGDLVRVDVVCDA
- a CDS encoding 5-formyltetrahydrofolate cyclo-ligase, with the protein product MKAKEEIRMNIWKYMEKNEIALPPRPCYYKVPNFIGSRYAANRLARISKFRNARIVYVAQDPPLVHVREEVLRSGKLLITSSYKLKRGFLILDPSQLSPNTIRIAVSLRGAMRYGRIVKPGSNYKVDMFVIGSVAVSTDGARVGRGGGYSDLEYGILREMGIVKKDTLVATIVHECQIVDSIPMEMHDVPVDIISTPVRVLETKTSYKKPPGIIWDLITVDIVNEVPILRQLSGF